Proteins co-encoded in one Deltaproteobacteria bacterium genomic window:
- a CDS encoding chorismate mutase, with protein MDIDDVRKRIDLLDDVLLRIFNERARLALEIGHIKKGLGIPVYDPAREKRIFARMKGDNPGPLDDGAIVRLFERVVDESRRLERIMSQREGSDEC; from the coding sequence GTGGACATCGACGATGTAAGGAAACGGATCGACCTGCTGGACGACGTTCTTCTGCGGATCTTCAACGAGCGCGCGCGGCTGGCGCTGGAAATAGGCCACATCAAGAAGGGGTTGGGGATTCCCGTTTACGACCCTGCCCGGGAGAAGCGCATCTTCGCACGGATGAAGGGTGACAATCCGGGGCCGTTGGATGACGGCGCCATCGTCCGGCTGTTCGAGAGGGTCGTCGACGAATCGCGCCGCCTGGAGCGTATCATGTCGCAACGGGAAGGAAGTGACGAATGCTGA
- the tpx gene encoding thiol peroxidase, producing the protein MQERKGLVTLKGNPVTLLGPEIKVGDKAPDFRVVDNALAPVTLGDFKGKIKIVSAVGSLDTATCDTETRKFNQEAANLPGNVVILTVSMDLPFAQKRWCAANGIEKVKTLSDYQDRSFSENYGVLVKETKLLARSLFVIDEKDTVRYIQRVKELTAEPDYDEVLKAAKGIAG; encoded by the coding sequence ATGCAGGAGAGGAAAGGGCTTGTGACCTTAAAGGGGAATCCGGTGACACTGCTCGGGCCGGAGATCAAGGTGGGGGACAAGGCCCCGGACTTCCGCGTGGTGGACAACGCGCTCGCACCCGTGACCCTTGGAGATTTCAAGGGGAAGATCAAGATCGTGAGCGCCGTCGGTTCGCTTGACACCGCGACTTGCGACACCGAGACCCGCAAATTCAACCAGGAAGCGGCGAATCTTCCCGGAAACGTGGTGATTTTGACCGTCAGCATGGACCTGCCCTTCGCGCAAAAGCGCTGGTGCGCGGCCAACGGCATCGAGAAGGTTAAAACGCTTTCCGATTACCAGGACCGTTCCTTCTCGGAAAACTACGGCGTGCTTGTCAAGGAAACCAAACTTTTGGCCCGCTCCCTGTTCGTCATCGACGAGAAAGACACCGTTCGCTATATACAGCGTGTGAAGGAGCTCACGGCTGAACCCGATTACGACGAGGTGCTCAAAGCGGCGAAGGGGATCGCCGGTTAG
- a CDS encoding LysR family transcriptional regulator has product MNLKRLEVFLAVVDCGSFSKAARAVHVTQSTVSQHIASLEELLGSKLLDRTPRGILPTESGKILLRHARKIVAETREIPRAMKRLAGLEDAVLTIGASNIPGNYVIPEAIPSFLARYPRVSITVIQGDSRETVERIKQERVEIGIVGTRYADKDLLFTPLGREVLMLAAGGEYGSARGKPITMDELAKLPYVAREPGSGTQKTVQDALIRAGAEPLNVRICLGSNEAVKRAVVNGIGVSFISETAIRGEIESGELFALSVKGLDLSRSFHIVSRLRRELSPQAAAFKNMLLELHRRRRPRR; this is encoded by the coding sequence ATGAACCTCAAGCGGCTCGAGGTCTTTCTCGCGGTAGTCGACTGCGGGAGTTTCTCGAAGGCGGCACGCGCCGTCCACGTGACCCAGTCCACCGTCAGCCAGCACATCGCCTCGCTCGAGGAACTGCTGGGGTCGAAACTCCTCGACCGCACTCCCAGGGGGATCCTCCCCACGGAAAGCGGGAAGATCCTCTTGAGGCATGCAAGGAAGATCGTTGCGGAGACAAGGGAGATTCCCCGGGCGATGAAGCGCCTCGCGGGGCTCGAAGACGCCGTTTTGACGATCGGCGCAAGCAACATCCCGGGAAATTACGTGATCCCCGAAGCGATCCCTTCGTTCCTGGCTCGATATCCGCGGGTCTCGATAACCGTCATACAGGGCGACAGCAGGGAAACGGTGGAACGGATAAAGCAGGAACGTGTGGAGATCGGGATCGTGGGAACCCGATACGCGGACAAGGATCTCCTTTTCACTCCTCTCGGGCGTGAAGTTCTCATGCTGGCGGCGGGAGGGGAGTACGGAAGTGCAAGAGGGAAACCCATAACGATGGACGAATTGGCGAAATTACCTTATGTGGCGCGGGAGCCGGGTTCCGGAACGCAGAAAACCGTCCAGGACGCTTTGATCCGCGCCGGGGCCGAGCCATTGAACGTCCGTATATGCCTGGGCAGCAACGAAGCCGTCAAGCGGGCGGTAGTTAACGGCATCGGGGTTTCTTTCATATCGGAGACTGCGATCCGCGGAGAAATCGAATCGGGTGAACTGTTTGCCCTTTCCGTCAAGGGGCTCGATCTCTCGCGTTCCTTCCACATCGTCAGCCGCTTGCGCCGGGAGTTGTCTCCGCAGGCCGCCGCGTTCAAAAACATGCTTTTGGAACTGCACCGGCGACGTAGACCCCGCAGATAA
- a CDS encoding sulfurtransferase TusA family protein, translating to MGRERTGGPPAVEWDAGDSGCGELVMELRLRLNAMKPGDLLKLTATDPGAREDLPAWCRLTGHALVESGHPIYLIRRRED from the coding sequence ATGGGGCGCGAACGTACGGGTGGGCCTCCTGCCGTCGAATGGGATGCGGGAGATTCAGGGTGCGGAGAACTGGTCATGGAGCTGCGGCTCCGGCTCAATGCGATGAAACCGGGCGATTTGCTGAAATTGACCGCCACGGACCCGGGAGCAAGGGAGGACCTGCCCGCCTGGTGCAGGCTTACCGGGCACGCGCTTGTCGAAAGCGGACATCCGATATACCTGATACGTCGAAGGGAGGATTAG
- a CDS encoding DsrE family protein: protein MAGKLCVSLTNAKNDSDKATVAFVVANASAASEKETLVFLSTEGVRLAVKGYAEDIHEEGFAPLRELMGNFVKAGGKIYVCSPCFRKRGLDEGKLVEGATIVGGAKLVEFLGDGAPCISY from the coding sequence ATGGCGGGAAAGCTCTGCGTCAGCCTCACGAATGCGAAAAACGACTCCGACAAGGCCACCGTTGCGTTCGTCGTCGCCAACGCGTCCGCGGCGTCCGAGAAGGAAACCCTGGTATTCTTAAGCACGGAAGGAGTCCGGCTGGCCGTCAAGGGATACGCGGAAGACATCCATGAAGAAGGATTCGCACCGCTACGGGAACTTATGGGGAATTTCGTCAAGGCGGGAGGGAAGATCTACGTATGCTCCCCCTGTTTCAGGAAACGCGGGCTGGACGAAGGGAAGCTCGTGGAAGGCGCGACGATCGTAGGCGGCGCGAAGCTCGTGGAGTTTCTCGGGGACGGCGCGCCCTGCATCTCCTACTGA
- a CDS encoding sulfurtransferase TusA family protein: protein MKPVERHPFEPDVRFDGGSLDCGSGLLLLIRKAIDPLERGGLLEILSTESSVKEDLPSWCRMTGNELVSWTRSGTRCSFLICKGALRERTTITPASSGLPGVPSQTAVPVRIPETLPEPANVPEVPPLSITGIGSWPRPSWLLRAIHEHLEGRLPEAEFQSQADDAVRLSIAAQLRAGVDIVTDGEQRRDSYASFVGGLLDNCQLIPLTDLLPLVDDPGKFEKELRALDVPAGEVRHPAVFGPLGRSRPLAVHELEFVKTLSDKAVKVALPGPYLLTRTMWLECVSDRAYDSRESLADDIVRVLREELHFLLAAGASIVQFDEPVLTEVVFTGAKKTRSFMCGALSGKKDARHELSFAVDLLNRVVKGVPSSRTAVHICRGNWTTDESVALSGDYRPLLPYLKSAKAGTFFLELCTPRSGEIEVLKGLPEECRIGVGVVNQKASRVETVDEIVAKAEKAIRIFGHRRILLNPDCGFATFADNPVSESKVAEAKLRSISLAAGELKRKYRLS, encoded by the coding sequence ATGAAGCCCGTGGAACGCCATCCTTTCGAGCCTGACGTCCGCTTCGACGGCGGAAGCCTGGATTGCGGAAGCGGCCTGCTGCTGTTGATCCGAAAAGCTATCGATCCGCTGGAACGCGGAGGGCTGCTGGAAATCCTTTCCACCGAGTCTTCAGTGAAGGAAGACCTCCCCTCCTGGTGCCGGATGACCGGGAACGAACTGGTGTCGTGGACCCGGTCGGGAACCCGATGCAGTTTCCTGATTTGCAAGGGAGCCCTTCGGGAGCGGACAACCATCACTCCGGCTTCATCAGGGCTTCCGGGCGTCCCTTCGCAAACGGCCGTTCCGGTTCGGATCCCGGAGACCCTGCCGGAGCCCGCGAACGTGCCCGAGGTCCCGCCTCTATCAATCACGGGAATCGGAAGCTGGCCCCGCCCTTCCTGGCTGCTGCGGGCGATCCACGAGCACCTGGAAGGACGGCTGCCCGAAGCGGAATTCCAGTCCCAGGCCGACGACGCGGTACGTCTTTCCATAGCTGCGCAGCTTCGAGCGGGTGTCGACATCGTCACCGACGGCGAGCAGCGGCGCGACAGCTATGCAAGCTTCGTGGGCGGCCTGCTGGACAACTGCCAGCTCATCCCTTTGACCGACCTGTTGCCGCTCGTGGACGATCCCGGCAAGTTCGAGAAGGAGCTGCGGGCGCTCGACGTCCCCGCCGGGGAAGTGCGCCATCCCGCGGTCTTCGGACCCTTGGGAAGGAGCCGTCCTTTGGCGGTCCACGAACTCGAATTCGTGAAAACGTTGTCGGACAAGGCCGTCAAGGTGGCGCTCCCGGGGCCGTATCTCCTCACCCGCACCATGTGGCTCGAGTGCGTATCCGACCGCGCATACGATTCCCGCGAGAGCCTGGCTGACGACATCGTCCGCGTGCTGCGGGAAGAATTGCATTTTCTCCTTGCGGCAGGCGCCTCGATCGTTCAGTTCGACGAACCGGTTCTCACCGAGGTCGTCTTCACAGGAGCGAAGAAGACCCGGTCGTTCATGTGCGGGGCATTGAGCGGGAAAAAGGATGCGCGACATGAGCTTTCCTTCGCCGTCGACCTCCTGAATCGCGTTGTGAAGGGGGTTCCCTCGTCGCGGACGGCGGTCCATATCTGCCGCGGGAACTGGACGACCGACGAATCGGTGGCGCTTTCGGGGGATTACCGTCCGTTGCTGCCGTACCTGAAGTCCGCGAAAGCCGGAACGTTCTTCCTGGAATTGTGCACTCCCCGCTCCGGCGAAATCGAAGTTCTAAAAGGGCTCCCGGAAGAATGCCGTATCGGCGTTGGAGTCGTGAATCAGAAGGCAAGCCGGGTCGAGACGGTGGACGAAATCGTCGCCAAGGCGGAAAAGGCGATCCGTATCTTCGGTCACCGGCGTATCCTGCTGAATCCAGACTGCGGCTTTGCCACTTTCGCCGACAACCCCGTATCGGAATCGAAGGTCGCCGAGGCGAAACTGCGCTCGATATCCCTTGCCGCAGGGGAGCTGAAGCGGAAGTACCGGCTTTCCTGA
- a CDS encoding type II toxin-antitoxin system prevent-host-death family antitoxin produces MLKVNVTELRANLPSYLCKVRKGEEIAVTSRGSVIARILPDRGGSQAARERLAALRKKCRIGDVISPIGEAWESAR; encoded by the coding sequence ATGCTGAAAGTCAACGTAACCGAGCTTCGTGCAAATCTCCCGAGCTACCTCTGCAAGGTTCGAAAAGGAGAGGAGATCGCCGTCACCTCCCGGGGAAGCGTGATCGCCCGGATCCTGCCGGACCGTGGTGGAAGTCAGGCCGCCCGCGAGCGGCTTGCCGCTCTCCGCAAGAAGTGCCGGATCGGGGACGTGATCTCTCCGATCGGAGAGGCGTGGGAATCCGCGAGATGA
- a CDS encoding type II toxin-antitoxin system VapC family toxin: MGIREMIVLDTCAMIFDALDPNRLGRRARKEMDAASGNGTAACSDISLWEIAMLVAKGRLDPGTDAITFTDLLVTSRNLKVMPITPEIAHLSASYRGFTHADPADRIIASTALFMKAPLLTPDARLRAVKGLRVLWG, encoded by the coding sequence GTGGGAATCCGCGAGATGATCGTTCTCGACACTTGCGCCATGATCTTCGATGCCCTCGATCCGAACCGTTTGGGACGAAGAGCCCGGAAGGAAATGGATGCGGCTTCCGGGAACGGGACGGCGGCCTGCAGCGACATTTCCCTATGGGAGATCGCGATGCTGGTTGCCAAGGGGAGGCTGGATCCCGGCACCGACGCCATCACCTTCACCGACCTTCTTGTCACGTCCCGCAACCTGAAGGTGATGCCGATCACGCCGGAGATCGCCCATCTCTCGGCAAGTTACAGGGGATTTACCCACGCCGACCCCGCCGACCGGATCATCGCCTCGACCGCATTGTTCATGAAAGCCCCGCTGCTGACGCCGGATGCCCGCCTGCGTGCGGTGAAAGGTCTCAGGGTGCTTTGGGGCTGA
- a CDS encoding 4Fe-4S binding protein: protein MRYLEDAVTLEFIPERCDGCGMCVKVCPHAVFGMENKRAALADRGACMECGACAKNCEREAIRVKAGVGCATAVLAGLMAGKEPSCGCSGESSTCG from the coding sequence ATGAGATACCTTGAGGACGCGGTTACGCTGGAATTCATACCTGAGAGGTGCGACGGATGCGGCATGTGCGTCAAGGTATGCCCGCACGCGGTGTTCGGGATGGAAAACAAACGCGCTGCATTGGCCGACCGCGGCGCCTGCATGGAATGCGGTGCCTGCGCGAAAAACTGCGAGCGGGAGGCAATCCGGGTGAAGGCCGGAGTCGGATGCGCCACCGCTGTCCTCGCCGGCTTGATGGCCGGAAAGGAGCCATCCTGCGGATGCTCGGGGGAATCCTCGACCTGCGGGTGA
- a CDS encoding acetyl-CoA synthase subunit gamma, producing MPSIDAYSQRTLRSFTVRRRVDAPWIDGFVVTASGKVPRVQTALDFRDCLGSVKARWDIGRMNYRVPPGLYAAGNPGIGSTVLVSANYKMSFDRLRSVLPGRDAWILVLDTDGVNVWCSAGKGTFGTDEIVRRVQESGLERVVSHRTLVVPQLGAPGVSAHEVQRRCGFRVEYGPVQAEDLPAFLDSGMKASPDMRRVRFRLRDRAVLIPVELVMGAKYAVLLALAFLLLGGVSGGGYSLAGVRTIGLKSAAVVLGAFLAGAVLGPILLPWLPGRAFSAKGAALGLVLVAGIGAWDIFRNGGVASWLHAAAWMAITPALTSFVVMNFTGASTFTSLSGVRREMRFALPLQVAAAAIGFGFWLGGLFAA from the coding sequence ATGCCGTCTATCGACGCTTATTCCCAAAGGACGTTGAGGTCCTTCACGGTGCGAAGGCGTGTCGATGCACCCTGGATCGACGGCTTCGTGGTTACCGCATCCGGCAAAGTGCCGAGAGTACAGACCGCGCTGGACTTTCGCGATTGTCTCGGCTCCGTTAAGGCGCGCTGGGATATCGGACGAATGAACTACCGTGTGCCCCCGGGGCTGTACGCGGCCGGAAATCCCGGTATCGGATCCACGGTGCTCGTTTCCGCCAACTACAAGATGAGCTTCGACCGGCTACGCAGCGTGCTCCCGGGCCGGGACGCCTGGATCCTGGTGCTCGACACCGACGGTGTCAACGTCTGGTGTTCGGCGGGCAAGGGCACCTTCGGCACCGACGAAATCGTCCGTCGTGTACAGGAAAGCGGGCTTGAGAGAGTGGTTTCGCACCGCACCCTCGTGGTCCCGCAGCTCGGGGCGCCGGGAGTGAGCGCGCACGAGGTCCAAAGGCGATGCGGGTTCCGGGTGGAATATGGCCCGGTCCAGGCGGAAGACCTGCCCGCTTTCCTGGATTCCGGCATGAAGGCGTCTCCCGACATGCGAAGAGTGAGGTTCCGGTTGCGGGACCGGGCTGTGTTGATTCCCGTGGAACTGGTCATGGGAGCGAAATACGCGGTGCTCCTGGCGCTGGCATTCCTGCTGCTCGGCGGTGTCAGCGGGGGAGGGTACAGCCTGGCCGGCGTCCGCACCATCGGCCTGAAGAGCGCCGCCGTCGTCCTCGGCGCTTTCCTCGCCGGCGCTGTTCTCGGACCGATCCTTCTGCCCTGGCTTCCCGGACGGGCATTCTCGGCGAAGGGCGCCGCGCTGGGACTCGTTCTCGTCGCGGGGATTGGAGCATGGGACATTTTCCGGAACGGCGGAGTTGCATCTTGGCTCCATGCGGCGGCCTGGATGGCGATTACGCCGGCCCTGACCAGTTTCGTTGTGATGAACTTCACCGGGGCATCGACCTTTACCTCCCTGAGCGGAGTGCGCCGCGAAATGCGGTTCGCATTGCCGTTGCAGGTTGCTGCTGCCGCGATTGGCTTCGGATTCTGGCTGGGCGGCCTGTTCGCCGCGTGA
- a CDS encoding DUF2917 domain-containing protein produces the protein MLEIRIPKKNIVNVDGPMAGVEIACESGDAWITQCCDSRDYMLTSGMVFAARRDGRITVQIIKDGIISIRLRSRATGELRRRLSWKRLRCRLSTLIPKGR, from the coding sequence ATGTTGGAGATACGAATTCCGAAGAAGAACATTGTAAACGTGGATGGCCCCATGGCGGGAGTGGAGATCGCCTGCGAATCCGGCGATGCATGGATCACGCAATGTTGCGACTCGAGGGATTACATGCTGACATCCGGTATGGTTTTCGCGGCCCGAAGGGATGGACGGATAACCGTGCAGATTATAAAGGATGGGATAATCTCCATCAGGCTCCGCAGCAGGGCGACGGGGGAACTCCGACGCCGTCTGTCCTGGAAGAGGTTGAGATGCCGTCTATCGACGCTTATTCCCAAAGGACGTTGA
- a CDS encoding arsenite methyltransferase → MEEIKVRKYVRERYAGIARQGGSCCGTDTACGTGGAVEKASRKIGYSEDELKAVPEGANLGLGCGNPIALASLREGETVLDLGAGAGFDCFLAAREVGPSGRVIGVDMTPEMVEKARGNARKGGYENVEFRLGEIENLPAADGSVDAVISNCVINLSTNKERVFAEAYRVLKPGGRVMISDLVLSRELPAGMAGSLAAYAGCIAGAVLRDDYLRLVEEAGFREVSVIHESLFEIGESGTEDYARNIAGSFGIPIEEIREAASAVLSVRVFGRKPG, encoded by the coding sequence ATGGAAGAGATCAAGGTCAGGAAATACGTTCGCGAACGGTACGCAGGCATCGCCCGGCAGGGAGGATCTTGTTGCGGAACGGACACGGCTTGCGGAACCGGCGGAGCCGTCGAAAAGGCGAGCCGCAAGATAGGGTACTCTGAAGATGAACTCAAGGCGGTCCCCGAAGGCGCCAACCTCGGGCTGGGTTGCGGCAATCCCATCGCCCTCGCCTCGCTAAGGGAGGGGGAAACGGTCCTGGACCTGGGTGCAGGTGCGGGTTTCGACTGCTTTCTGGCTGCACGGGAGGTCGGACCATCGGGCCGCGTGATCGGCGTGGACATGACCCCGGAGATGGTCGAGAAGGCGCGGGGGAACGCAAGAAAGGGCGGCTACGAAAACGTCGAATTCCGGCTCGGGGAAATCGAGAACCTTCCGGCGGCCGACGGCTCCGTCGACGCCGTTATCTCCAACTGCGTCATTAATCTCTCCACGAACAAGGAAAGGGTCTTCGCCGAGGCATACCGGGTGCTCAAGCCCGGCGGCAGGGTCATGATCTCGGACCTTGTGCTTTCACGGGAGTTGCCGGCAGGCATGGCCGGCTCGCTCGCCGCCTACGCCGGCTGCATCGCGGGCGCCGTCCTGCGTGACGATTACCTCCGACTCGTGGAAGAGGCGGGGTTCAGGGAAGTGAGCGTCATCCATGAGAGCCTGTTCGAAATCGGGGAAAGCGGGACGGAAGATTATGCCCGTAATATCGCCGGGAGCTTCGGCATTCCCATTGAGGAAATACGCGAAGCCGCGTCGGCCGTCTTGAGCGTACGTGTCTTCGGCAGGAAGCCGGGTTAA
- a CDS encoding AbrB/MazE/SpoVT family DNA-binding domain-containing protein produces MYKRSKGASCCGPEGKVFAGCRVESLITVDERGQTVLPKELRDRAGIKGGDKLAVISWEKEGKVCCLSLIKVEEFSGMVKGVLGPLMGELLTKE; encoded by the coding sequence ATGTATAAGAGGTCGAAAGGAGCATCCTGCTGCGGGCCTGAAGGGAAGGTGTTCGCCGGCTGCCGGGTCGAATCGCTCATTACGGTCGACGAACGCGGGCAGACGGTGCTCCCCAAGGAACTGCGCGACCGGGCGGGCATCAAGGGCGGCGACAAGCTGGCCGTGATCAGCTGGGAGAAGGAGGGGAAGGTCTGCTGTCTCTCGCTAATCAAGGTGGAAGAGTTCAGCGGAATGGTCAAGGGGGTGCTCGGCCCCCTGATGGGTGAACTGCTGACAAAGGAATGA
- a CDS encoding TetR/AcrR family transcriptional regulator yields MRVTEQAKRETRNSILERAAEFFLARGFEDTTTRDIADAAGLAAGTLFNYFPSKETLAMSMVTEALSRGRADHRRRRTGHEELVEDLFLFVASGLRRLKPMHAFLGPVLERSLSPFPRRSICPEGEAARQAHLAAVREILREHGFAAAAEHVAMTLYWSLYLGILACWSNDASPKQEATRAMIDYALRCFVEVISGTGADAGGTHVR; encoded by the coding sequence ATGCGCGTAACGGAGCAAGCCAAGCGGGAGACACGGAACAGCATCCTGGAGCGGGCGGCGGAATTCTTCCTCGCCCGGGGGTTCGAGGACACCACCACCCGGGACATCGCCGACGCGGCAGGGTTGGCGGCCGGCACGCTGTTCAACTACTTTCCGAGCAAGGAGACCCTGGCGATGTCCATGGTCACCGAAGCGCTCTCCCGGGGACGCGCGGACCATCGGCGCCGCAGGACGGGCCACGAAGAGTTGGTCGAGGACCTCTTCCTTTTCGTCGCCTCGGGCCTGCGGCGGCTCAAACCGATGCACGCCTTCCTGGGGCCCGTCCTGGAGCGATCCTTGAGCCCGTTTCCCCGGAGAAGCATTTGCCCGGAAGGGGAGGCGGCACGGCAGGCCCATCTGGCCGCCGTGCGGGAGATCCTGCGCGAGCATGGCTTCGCGGCGGCGGCGGAGCACGTGGCCATGACGCTGTACTGGTCGCTGTATCTCGGGATATTGGCCTGCTGGTCCAACGACGCATCTCCCAAACAGGAGGCGACCCGGGCGATGATCGACTACGCGCTTCGCTGTTTCGTGGAGGTGATTTCCGGAACCGGTGCGGATGCGGGAGGTACGCATGTCCGCTGA
- a CDS encoding AarF/ABC1/UbiB kinase family protein, protein MSADARDILDARTVRELRRVLPREERSGFDRESLPELLARISGRRVPASSFARTWIMGSLHAKIAAGYLAYWMRGLFADSDAKARLNGEARLAAALELFGAMGYLRGAVMKIGQLLANLPEVVPEEFAEVLAALHFEAPPMHYSMVREVFLDEFGREPEDVFASFDRQAFAAASLGQVHRARLDTGEEVAVKIQYPDIARACLFDDPAEMEPDRLATLRRNMDWNFEPWLTEGPFDFGDVDFYRRGIDGLVAVARKRYTRTPPLHLWTSRFIFGSRALAYRLKGRCDFRQLHRQEYPGPAAP, encoded by the coding sequence ATGTCCGCTGACGCGAGAGACATCCTGGACGCCCGGACGGTCCGGGAACTGCGCAGGGTCCTGCCCAGGGAAGAACGTTCGGGTTTCGACCGGGAGTCTCTGCCCGAACTGCTGGCGCGGATCTCCGGAAGGCGGGTTCCCGCGAGTTCGTTTGCCCGGACGTGGATTATGGGCTCGCTTCACGCCAAGATAGCCGCCGGCTATCTCGCCTATTGGATGCGCGGCCTCTTCGCGGATTCGGACGCGAAAGCCCGGCTCAACGGCGAGGCGCGGCTTGCCGCGGCGCTGGAGCTCTTCGGTGCCATGGGTTACCTTCGAGGCGCCGTCATGAAAATCGGGCAGCTTCTGGCGAATTTGCCGGAGGTAGTGCCGGAGGAGTTCGCCGAGGTGTTGGCCGCATTGCACTTCGAGGCGCCGCCCATGCACTACTCCATGGTGCGCGAGGTGTTCCTGGACGAGTTCGGACGGGAGCCCGAAGACGTTTTCGCCTCCTTCGATCGCCAGGCCTTCGCCGCGGCATCCCTGGGCCAGGTGCACCGGGCGCGTCTCGACACGGGGGAAGAGGTCGCCGTGAAGATCCAGTACCCCGACATCGCCAGGGCCTGCCTGTTCGACGATCCCGCGGAGATGGAACCCGACCGGCTGGCCACCCTTCGGCGGAACATGGACTGGAACTTCGAACCCTGGCTGACGGAAGGTCCCTTCGACTTCGGCGATGTGGATTTCTACCGTCGGGGGATCGACGGCCTTGTCGCCGTCGCCCGGAAACGCTACACCCGGACCCCCCCGCTGCATCTATGGACGAGCCGCTTCATTTTCGGCAGCCGGGCGCTGGCTTACCGCTTGAAAGGGCGCTGCGATTTCCGGCAACTCCACCGGCAGGAATATCCCGGCCCGGCAGCGCCGTAG
- a CDS encoding pyridoxamine 5'-phosphate oxidase family protein, whose protein sequence is MRTKETADVKALLHSPSCHICLATSDREGRVDIAPVGSTFLSSPDTIACLRGPLARTYSNLRENPEAVFLVSNVSRARWFRFFLTGEFRAPFGYRIHARLREERPLTEAEKDRILKKRFGPIARGRGARKIADTLRQILLFDVLEVRDVVPFGGSR, encoded by the coding sequence ATGCGAACAAAAGAGACGGCAGATGTGAAGGCCCTGCTCCATTCACCATCGTGCCATATCTGTCTTGCGACCAGCGACCGCGAGGGCCGCGTCGACATCGCTCCCGTGGGGTCGACGTTTCTTTCGTCCCCGGACACGATCGCGTGCCTGAGAGGACCTCTGGCCCGGACCTATTCCAATCTCCGGGAGAATCCCGAGGCCGTGTTCCTGGTATCGAACGTCTCCAGGGCGCGGTGGTTCAGGTTCTTCCTGACGGGAGAATTCCGGGCGCCCTTCGGATACCGGATCCACGCCCGGTTAAGGGAAGAGAGGCCGCTCACCGAGGCGGAAAAGGACCGGATCCTGAAAAAGCGTTTCGGTCCCATCGCCCGGGGGAGAGGGGCCCGGAAGATCGCCGATACCTTGCGCCAGATCCTGCTCTTCGACGTCCTGGAGGTCCGGGACGTCGTTCCGTTCGGAGGGTCCCGATGA
- a CDS encoding ABC transporter ATP-binding protein encodes MIELSDVTKTFDGKARVTALSGVTLTIRDGEMVAVMGPSGSGKSTLLNLMGGLDVPTSGSVFVAGKDLAKESEKKRSLFRRSAVSYIFQAYHLMPTLTASRNVALPLHLAGVSRREAGDRASAALRAVGLAERAGHLPDELSGGERQRVAIARALVTGAPLLLADEPTGNLDTARGREILALLSSLHRERAITIVMVTHDPHAASVCERRIELRDGRVEGDARG; translated from the coding sequence ATGATCGAACTGAGCGACGTGACGAAGACCTTCGACGGGAAGGCCCGCGTCACGGCCCTTTCCGGCGTCACCCTGACGATCCGGGACGGCGAGATGGTCGCGGTCATGGGCCCTTCGGGCTCGGGCAAGTCCACCCTTCTCAACCTGATGGGGGGACTCGATGTGCCCACCTCGGGATCGGTGTTCGTGGCCGGCAAGGACCTGGCGAAGGAGAGCGAGAAGAAACGGTCCCTCTTCCGCCGCTCCGCCGTTTCCTACATCTTCCAGGCCTACCATCTGATGCCGACCTTGACCGCGAGCCGGAACGTGGCCCTGCCGCTCCACCTGGCCGGCGTGTCCCGAAGGGAGGCCGGGGACAGGGCATCCGCCGCGCTCCGGGCGGTGGGCCTCGCGGAAAGAGCCGGGCACCTGCCCGACGAGCTTTCCGGCGGGGAGCGCCAGAGGGTGGCGATCGCACGGGCCCTCGTCACCGGCGCCCCCCTTCTCCTCGCCGACGAGCCTACGGGAAACCTCGACACGGCGCGGGGAAGGGAGATCCTCGCGCTGCTTTCCTCCCTCCACAGGGAGCGCGCCATCACGATCGTGATGGTGACTCACGACCCGCACGCAGCCTCGGTCTGCGAACGCCGGATCGAGCTGCGCGACGGAAGGGTGGAAGGAGACGCGCGGGGATGA